A genomic region of Castor canadensis chromosome 16, mCasCan1.hap1v2, whole genome shotgun sequence contains the following coding sequences:
- the LOC109689956 gene encoding sialic acid-binding Ig-like lectin 5 isoform X2: MPSVSVMWQSLLPALLWAAEWVQGNRNGRLSKAESCSPKKFQSLNQQNKLDLWTPMMEVQEGLCVLIPCCVFHSNLHSSNGSVFGYWFREGADIYHDSPVATNNPDRKVQNETLGRFHLTGDPQKNSCSLDIRDARQMDTGTYFFRLERGPSVKHNYKMDQLSLHVTALTYSPELHIPEILEPGHPIRLNCSVPWACERGTPPIFSWISAALTSLGSRTTLSSVLILSPRPQDHGTNVTCQVNFPGVDVTVERTIQLSVSYAPQNLMISVFQGNDTESSALSNGSSLHIQEGESLRLVCVTDSNPPATLNWIRENLTLRPSHFSNHGVLELCQVELEDSGIYICQAQNPLGAQTAFVNLTVQSPLQLLGPSCSWSAEGLHCNCSSRAWPPPSLSWQLGEALLEGTSSNATIRLNSSSAGPWVNSSLSLFRNLSSSLYVICGARNIHRAQKGTVLLLPGNSASRKAMVQGVVGGAGAMVLLAAFLSIIFCIVKTCRKKSRQKAASGDGTHPEAEVQPRPGPQHHRVLRDQDL, encoded by the exons ATGCCCTCTGTCTCTGTGATGTGGCAGTCACTTCTGCCGGCCCTGCTGTGGGCAGCCGAGTGGGTACAGGGAAACAGGAATGGGAGGCTGAGCAAAGCTGAATCTTGTTCCCCCAAAAAGTTCCAGAGTCTgaatcaacaaaacaagctggacCTGTGGACACCAATGATGGAGGTGCAGGAGGGTCTGTGTGTCCTCATTCCCTGCTGTGTCTTCCACTCCAACTTGCACTCCTCCAACGGCTCTGTCTTTGGCTACTGGTTCCGGGAAGGGGCAGATATATACCACGATTCTCCAGTGGCCACAAATAACCCAGATCGAAAAGTGCAAAATGAGACCCTGGGCCGATTCCATCTCACCGGAGACCCACAAAAGAACAGTTGCTCTCTGGACATCAGAGATGCTCGGCAAATGGACACGGGAACGTACTTCTTCAGGCTGGAGAGAGGGCCTTCTGTGAAACATAACTACAAAATGGACCAGCTGTCTTTGCATGTGACAG CTCTGACATACAGCCCTGAACTCCACATCCCAGAAATCCTGGAGCCCGGCCATCCCATCCGCCTGAACTGCTCTGTGCCCTGGGCCTGTGAGAGGGGGACGCCCCCCATCTTCTCCTGGATATCAGCTGCCCTCACCTCCCTGGGATCCAGGACCACACTCTCCTCAGTTCTCATCCTCAGTCCTCGGCCCCAGGACCATGGCACCAATGTCACCTGCCAGGTGAACTTCCCTGGAGTTGATGTGACTGTGGAGAGAACCATCCAGCTCAGCGTGTCCT ATGCTCCACAGAACCTGATGATCAGTGTGTTCCAGGGAAATGACACAG aaTCTTCAGCCCTGAGCAATGGTTCATCTCTGCACATCCAAGAAGGAGAGTCCCTGCGCCtggtgtgtgtcactgacagcaACCCTCCTGCCACGCTGAACTGGATAAGGGAGAATCTGACCCTGAGACCCTCACATTTCTCCAACCATGGGGTTCTGGAGCTGTGTCAGGTGGAGCTGGAAGACAGTGGAATATACATCTGCCAAGCTCAGAACCCGCTGGGTGCTCAGACagcctttgtaaacctcactgtGCAGA GCCCCCTGCAACTTCTGGGCCCCTCCTGCTCCTGGAGTGCTGAGGGTCTGCATTGCAACTGCTCCTCTCGAGCCTGGCCACCCCCCTCCCTGAGCTGGCAACTCGGGGAGGCACTGCTGGAGGGAACCAGCAGCAATGCCACCATCAGGCTCAACTCCAGCTCAGCTGGACCCTGGGTCAACAGCTCCCTAAGCCTTTTTAGGAATCTCAGCTCCAGCCTCTATGTCATCTGTGGAGCCCGGAATATCCACAGGGCCCAGAAAGGCACTGTTCTCCTGCTTCCAG GGAATTCAGCATCCAGGAAGGCAATGGTTCAGGGGGTCGTCGGGGGAGCTGGTGCCATGGTCCTGCTTGCTGCCTTCCTCAGCATCATCTTCTGCAT AGTGAAGACCTGCAGGAAGAAATCCAGGCAGAAAGCAGCGAGTGGGGATGGCACCCATCCTGAG GCTGAAGTCCAACCAAGACCAGGACCCCAACACCACCGAGTACTCAGAGATCAAGATCTGTAA
- the LOC109689956 gene encoding sialic acid-binding Ig-like lectin 5 isoform X1, with translation MPSVSVMWQSLLPALLWAAEWVQGNRNGRLSKAESCSPKKFQSLNQQNKLDLWTPMMEVQEGLCVLIPCCVFHSNLHSSNGSVFGYWFREGADIYHDSPVATNNPDRKVQNETLGRFHLTGDPQKNSCSLDIRDARQMDTGTYFFRLERGPSVKHNYKMDQLSLHVTALTYSPELHIPEILEPGHPIRLNCSVPWACERGTPPIFSWISAALTSLGSRTTLSSVLILSPRPQDHGTNVTCQVNFPGVDVTVERTIQLSVSYAPQNLMISVFQGNDTESSALSNGSSLHIQEGESLRLVCVTDSNPPATLNWIRENLTLRPSHFSNHGVLELCQVELEDSGIYICQAQNPLGAQTAFVNLTVQSPLQLLGPSCSWSAEGLHCNCSSRAWPPPSLSWQLGEALLEGTSSNATIRLNSSSAGPWVNSSLSLFRNLSSSLYVICGARNIHRAQKGTVLLLPGNSASRKAMVQGVVGGAGAMVLLAAFLSIIFCIVKTCRKKSRQKAASGDGTHPEGHLDASKSNSSLHHSPTPTTPMEKEPELHYASLNFHRLKSNQDQDPNTTEYSEIKICKS, from the exons ATGCCCTCTGTCTCTGTGATGTGGCAGTCACTTCTGCCGGCCCTGCTGTGGGCAGCCGAGTGGGTACAGGGAAACAGGAATGGGAGGCTGAGCAAAGCTGAATCTTGTTCCCCCAAAAAGTTCCAGAGTCTgaatcaacaaaacaagctggacCTGTGGACACCAATGATGGAGGTGCAGGAGGGTCTGTGTGTCCTCATTCCCTGCTGTGTCTTCCACTCCAACTTGCACTCCTCCAACGGCTCTGTCTTTGGCTACTGGTTCCGGGAAGGGGCAGATATATACCACGATTCTCCAGTGGCCACAAATAACCCAGATCGAAAAGTGCAAAATGAGACCCTGGGCCGATTCCATCTCACCGGAGACCCACAAAAGAACAGTTGCTCTCTGGACATCAGAGATGCTCGGCAAATGGACACGGGAACGTACTTCTTCAGGCTGGAGAGAGGGCCTTCTGTGAAACATAACTACAAAATGGACCAGCTGTCTTTGCATGTGACAG CTCTGACATACAGCCCTGAACTCCACATCCCAGAAATCCTGGAGCCCGGCCATCCCATCCGCCTGAACTGCTCTGTGCCCTGGGCCTGTGAGAGGGGGACGCCCCCCATCTTCTCCTGGATATCAGCTGCCCTCACCTCCCTGGGATCCAGGACCACACTCTCCTCAGTTCTCATCCTCAGTCCTCGGCCCCAGGACCATGGCACCAATGTCACCTGCCAGGTGAACTTCCCTGGAGTTGATGTGACTGTGGAGAGAACCATCCAGCTCAGCGTGTCCT ATGCTCCACAGAACCTGATGATCAGTGTGTTCCAGGGAAATGACACAG aaTCTTCAGCCCTGAGCAATGGTTCATCTCTGCACATCCAAGAAGGAGAGTCCCTGCGCCtggtgtgtgtcactgacagcaACCCTCCTGCCACGCTGAACTGGATAAGGGAGAATCTGACCCTGAGACCCTCACATTTCTCCAACCATGGGGTTCTGGAGCTGTGTCAGGTGGAGCTGGAAGACAGTGGAATATACATCTGCCAAGCTCAGAACCCGCTGGGTGCTCAGACagcctttgtaaacctcactgtGCAGA GCCCCCTGCAACTTCTGGGCCCCTCCTGCTCCTGGAGTGCTGAGGGTCTGCATTGCAACTGCTCCTCTCGAGCCTGGCCACCCCCCTCCCTGAGCTGGCAACTCGGGGAGGCACTGCTGGAGGGAACCAGCAGCAATGCCACCATCAGGCTCAACTCCAGCTCAGCTGGACCCTGGGTCAACAGCTCCCTAAGCCTTTTTAGGAATCTCAGCTCCAGCCTCTATGTCATCTGTGGAGCCCGGAATATCCACAGGGCCCAGAAAGGCACTGTTCTCCTGCTTCCAG GGAATTCAGCATCCAGGAAGGCAATGGTTCAGGGGGTCGTCGGGGGAGCTGGTGCCATGGTCCTGCTTGCTGCCTTCCTCAGCATCATCTTCTGCAT AGTGAAGACCTGCAGGAAGAAATCCAGGCAGAAAGCAGCGAGTGGGGATGGCACCCATCCTGAG GGTCACCTGGATGCATCCAAGTCAAACAGCAGCCTACACCACTCACCTACTCCCACGACCCCCATGGAGAAGGAGCCCGAGCTCCATTACGCATCCCTCAACTTCCACAGGCTGAAGTCCAACCAAGACCAGGACCCCAACACCACCGAGTACTCAGAGATCAAGATCTGTAAGAGTTGA